A window from Thalassophryne amazonica chromosome 15, fThaAma1.1, whole genome shotgun sequence encodes these proteins:
- the LOC117527124 gene encoding proteoglycan 4-like isoform X2: protein MKPDGVTMETTEPTAEANPSLPQGNEPQQDSPPSEPQEAAGQEATRKTAKDPEVKPKAVSKKQPSVKNAGTSVCNPRPGAAPASMVNDAKSSHNRSAKTGVAVTTKTSTTKASVVGAVPKRPAGGAVASFTVKNQTRVPDKMSGPAWTTSAAATVTNGRKATTASRRPAAETVNEPKPKTAASRSAVTNAPKPSTSAASKTDGSSLSKTTRPVASRPASAMTRPTKATTKPSTSVLAKTAAPRVTTAPSSGRTTTVQSSKPTAVKDVCQPHSATVAKKPATSAAPKKPEASKTQAPQSLTLPLKNLCQRRVADPSNPKLKTH from the exons ATGAAACCGGATGGTGTTACCATGGAAACCACAGAACCAACAGCAGAAGCAAATCCTTCCTTACCACAGGGTAACGAACCTCAACAAGACTCTCCCCCATCAGAACCACAGGAAGCTGCTGGTCAGGAGGCTACTCGTAAGACAGCAAAAGATCCAGAAGTCAAACCAAAAGCTGTCTCTAAAAAGCAGCCCAGTGTTAAGAACGCTGGAACATCTGTATGTAACCCACGGCCAGGTGCTGCCCCGGCCTCCATGGTGAATGATGCAAAATCCTCTCACAATCGTTCTGCAAAGACTGGCGTGGCAGTGACAACAAAAACCTCTACAACGAAAGCTTCAGTGGTAGGAGCAGTGCCGAAAAGACCAGCAGGAGGCGCGGTAGCATCTTTTACAGTTAAGAACCAAACAAGGGTACCTGACAAGATGTCTGGACCTGCTTGGACCACCTCTGCTGCTGCTACagtaacaaatgggaggaaagcaACAACGGCTAGCAGGAGACCAGCAGCCGAGACTGTTAACGAGCCCAAACCCAAAA CTGCTGCCAGCAGATCAGCTGTTACCAATGCCCCAAAACCCAGCACTTCAGCCGCATCAAAAACTGATGGTAGCAGCCTTTCAAAGACCACCAG GCCTGTTGCATCTCGGCCTGCATCTGCTATGACCAGGCCCACCAAAGCTACAACCAAACCCTCTACCAGTGTATTGGCCAAAACTGCAGCCCCCAGAGTTACTACAGCACCCTCTAGTGGCCGAACCACAACAGTACAGTCTTCCAAACCCACTGCTGTTAAAG ATGTCTGTCAACCGCATTCTGCTACAGTGGCCAAGAAACCCGCAACATCAGCTGCTCCCAAAAAACCTGAAGCCTCAAAAACCCAGGCACCACAAAGCTTAACTCTGCCGCTAAAAAACCTATGTCAACGCAGGGTAGCAGATCCAAGCAATCCAAAACTCAAGACCCACTGA
- the LOC117527124 gene encoding proteoglycan 4-like isoform X1, with amino-acid sequence MKPDGVTMETTEPTAEANPSLPQGNEPQQDSPPSEPQEAAGQEATRKTAKDPEVKPKAVSKKQPSVKNAGTSVCNPRPGAAPASMVNDAKSSHNRSAKTGVAVTTKTSTTKASVVGAVPKRPAGGAVASFTVKNQTRVPDKMSGPAWTTSAAATVTNGRKATTASRRPAAETVNEPKPKSTSAASRSAVTNAPKPSTSAASKTDGSSLSKTTRPVASRPASAMTRPTKATTKPSTSVLAKTAAPRVTTAPSSGRTTTVQSSKPTAVKDVCQPHSATVAKKPATSAAPKKPEASKTQAPQSLTLPLKNLCQRRVADPSNPKLKTH; translated from the exons ATGAAACCGGATGGTGTTACCATGGAAACCACAGAACCAACAGCAGAAGCAAATCCTTCCTTACCACAGGGTAACGAACCTCAACAAGACTCTCCCCCATCAGAACCACAGGAAGCTGCTGGTCAGGAGGCTACTCGTAAGACAGCAAAAGATCCAGAAGTCAAACCAAAAGCTGTCTCTAAAAAGCAGCCCAGTGTTAAGAACGCTGGAACATCTGTATGTAACCCACGGCCAGGTGCTGCCCCGGCCTCCATGGTGAATGATGCAAAATCCTCTCACAATCGTTCTGCAAAGACTGGCGTGGCAGTGACAACAAAAACCTCTACAACGAAAGCTTCAGTGGTAGGAGCAGTGCCGAAAAGACCAGCAGGAGGCGCGGTAGCATCTTTTACAGTTAAGAACCAAACAAGGGTACCTGACAAGATGTCTGGACCTGCTTGGACCACCTCTGCTGCTGCTACagtaacaaatgggaggaaagcaACAACGGCTAGCAGGAGACCAGCAGCCGAGACTGTTAACGAGCCCAAACCCAAAAGTACAT CTGCTGCCAGCAGATCAGCTGTTACCAATGCCCCAAAACCCAGCACTTCAGCCGCATCAAAAACTGATGGTAGCAGCCTTTCAAAGACCACCAG GCCTGTTGCATCTCGGCCTGCATCTGCTATGACCAGGCCCACCAAAGCTACAACCAAACCCTCTACCAGTGTATTGGCCAAAACTGCAGCCCCCAGAGTTACTACAGCACCCTCTAGTGGCCGAACCACAACAGTACAGTCTTCCAAACCCACTGCTGTTAAAG ATGTCTGTCAACCGCATTCTGCTACAGTGGCCAAGAAACCCGCAACATCAGCTGCTCCCAAAAAACCTGAAGCCTCAAAAACCCAGGCACCACAAAGCTTAACTCTGCCGCTAAAAAACCTATGTCAACGCAGGGTAGCAGATCCAAGCAATCCAAAACTCAAGACCCACTGA